The following proteins are co-located in the Synchiropus splendidus isolate RoL2022-P1 chromosome 14, RoL_Sspl_1.0, whole genome shotgun sequence genome:
- the hal gene encoding histidine ammonia-lyase isoform X1, which yields MPRFTVHIRDEWLAVPCRDTSNTIRWLGQEALKRYMKNKPDNGGIVDVKDTRFLVRRCQGLGLLDTDDTIDDVLEDNDFVELAIEGDTMSPDFIPCQPGVSHLTAAYREPGEFIALDGNSLTSTDLVNLGRGLYKIKLTAEAEMKVVQSRELLDTIVKENKVVYGITTGFGKFARTVIPVSKLKELQENLVRSHSAGVGNPLSPERTRMLLALRINVLAKGHSGISLETLLAMIQAFNASCLSFVPEKGTVGASGDLAPLSHLALGLMGEGKMWSPKSGWADAKYVLEAHGLKPITLRPKEGLALINGTQMITSLGAEAVERAQAIARQADIIAALTLEVLKGTTKAFDSDIHTLRPHPGQVEVAQRFRSLLDSDHHPSQIAESHRFCDRVQDAYTMRCCPQVHGIANDTIRFVQNIINTEINSATDNPMVFAERGETISGGNFHGEYPAKALDFLAIAVHELASISERRIERLCNPSLSELPAFLVNEGGLNSGFMIAHCTAAALVSENKVLCHPSSVDSLSTSAATEDHVSMGGWAARKALRVVEHVEQVLAIELLAACQGIEFLRPLRTTTPLERVYDLVRSVVKPWIKDRFMSPDIEAVHRLILDQKVWNVAQPYIDKYQSEYIPESRPISPTAFSLDPPASPRKRIRHE from the exons ATGCCTCGATTCACGGTCCACATTCGAGATGAGTGGCTGGCTGTGCCCTGCCGGGACACCAGCAACACCATCCGCTGGCTCGGACAGGAGGCGCTCAAACGATATATGAAGAACAAACCGGACAACGGAGGGATCGTGGACGTGAAGGATACGCGGTTTTTGGTGCGCAGGTGTCAGGGGTTGGGCTTGCTGGACACAGACGACACCATCGACGATGTCCTGGAGGATAATGACTTCGTCGAGCTCG CTATTGAAGGAGACACCATGTCTCCTGACTTTATTCCCTGCCAACCCGGAGTCTCTCACCT AACAGCAGCTTACAGGGAGCCTGGAGAA TTCATTGCTTTGGATGGCAACAGCCTGACGTCGACAGATCTGGTCAACTTGGGCAGAGGACTCTACAAGATAAAG CTAACGGCAGAGGCAGAGATGAAGGTTGTGCAATCCCGAGAGCTTCTGGACACCAtcgtgaaagaaaacaaag TTGTTTACGGTATCACAACAGGTTTTGGCAAATTTGCACGAACCGTCATTCCAGTCAGCAAACTCAA ggagctgcaggagaaccTGGTGCGGTCGCACTCTGCAG GTGTGGGCAACCCGCTGAGTCCAGAGAGAACCCGAATGCTCCTCGCTCTAAGGATCAACGTTCTTGCTAAAGGTCACAGTGGAATTTCTCTGGAGACGCTTTTAGCCATGATCCAGGCCTTTAATG CTTCCTGTCTCTCCTTCGTGCCTGAGAAGGGGACGGTGGGTGCAAGCGGGGATCTGGCGCCTCTGTCTCACCTCGCACTGGGCTTGATGGGAGAGGGCAAAATGTGGTCGCCCAAGAGCGGGTGGGCCGACGCCAAATAC GTCTTGGAGGCCCACGGGCTGAAGCCAATAACACTGAGGCCCAAAGAG GGTCTAGCACTGATCAATGGGACCCAGATGATCACATCACTGGGGGCGGAGGCCGTAGAGCGTGCACAGGCCATTGCCCGACAAGCGGACATCATAGCGGCTCTCACGCTGGAGGTGCTGAAGGGAACCACCAAGGCCTTTGATAGCG ATATCCATACACTGCGTCCACATCCAGGACAGGTTGAAGTGGCCCAACGCTTCCGCTCGCTCCTAGACTCCGACCATCATCCATCCCAGATTGCAG AGAGCCATCGCTTCTGTGACCGAGTCCAGGATGCCTACACCATGCGCTGCTGTCCTCAG GTGCATGGCATCGCCAACGACACAATCCGATTTGTCCaaaacatcatcaacactgaaataaatagcGCCACTGATAACCCC ATGGTGTTTGCAGAAAGAGGTGAGACTATATCTGGTGGTAATTTTCATGGCGAGTACCCTGCAAAG GCCCTAGATTTTTTGGCCATTGCTGTTCATGAACTGGCCTCCATCAGTGAGCGGAGGATCGAGCGGTTGTGCAATCCGTCTCTGAGTGAGCTGCCAGCTTTCCTGGTCAATGAAGGAGGGCTGAACTCCGGTTTCATGATCGCTCACTGCACCGCAGCTGCACTAG TTTCAGAAAACAAAGTTTTGTGTCACCCGTCTTCTGTCGACTCCTTGTCTACGAGTGCTGCTACCGAGGATCACGTGTCGATGGGTGGCTGGGCAGCCAGAAAGGCTCTCAGAGTGGTGGAACATGTAGAGCAAG TTCTAGCTATCGAGCTGTTGGCAGCCTGTCAGGGTATCGAGTTCCTCCGTCCCCTTCGTACCACCACTCCATTAGAGAGGGTCTATGACCTGGTGCGCAGTGTGGTCAA ACCCTGGATCAAAGACAGATTCATGTCTCCCGATATCGAGGCAGTGCATCGTCTCATCCTGGACCAAAAG GTGTGGAATGTTGCCCAGCCATACATTGACAAGTATCAGTCAGAGTACATCCCTGAATCCAGGCCCATCTCTCCAACTGCCTTCTCTCTGGACCCACCGGCATCTCCAAGAAAACGCATTCGTCACGAGTGA
- the hal gene encoding histidine ammonia-lyase isoform X2: MKVVQSRELLDTIVKENKVVYGITTGFGKFARTVIPVSKLKELQENLVRSHSAGVGNPLSPERTRMLLALRINVLAKGHSGISLETLLAMIQAFNASCLSFVPEKGTVGASGDLAPLSHLALGLMGEGKMWSPKSGWADAKYVLEAHGLKPITLRPKEGLALINGTQMITSLGAEAVERAQAIARQADIIAALTLEVLKGTTKAFDSDIHTLRPHPGQVEVAQRFRSLLDSDHHPSQIAESHRFCDRVQDAYTMRCCPQVHGIANDTIRFVQNIINTEINSATDNPMVFAERGETISGGNFHGEYPAKALDFLAIAVHELASISERRIERLCNPSLSELPAFLVNEGGLNSGFMIAHCTAAALVSENKVLCHPSSVDSLSTSAATEDHVSMGGWAARKALRVVEHVEQVLAIELLAACQGIEFLRPLRTTTPLERVYDLVRSVVKPWIKDRFMSPDIEAVHRLILDQKVWNVAQPYIDKYQSEYIPESRPISPTAFSLDPPASPRKRIRHE; this comes from the exons ATGAAGGTTGTGCAATCCCGAGAGCTTCTGGACACCAtcgtgaaagaaaacaaag TTGTTTACGGTATCACAACAGGTTTTGGCAAATTTGCACGAACCGTCATTCCAGTCAGCAAACTCAA ggagctgcaggagaaccTGGTGCGGTCGCACTCTGCAG GTGTGGGCAACCCGCTGAGTCCAGAGAGAACCCGAATGCTCCTCGCTCTAAGGATCAACGTTCTTGCTAAAGGTCACAGTGGAATTTCTCTGGAGACGCTTTTAGCCATGATCCAGGCCTTTAATG CTTCCTGTCTCTCCTTCGTGCCTGAGAAGGGGACGGTGGGTGCAAGCGGGGATCTGGCGCCTCTGTCTCACCTCGCACTGGGCTTGATGGGAGAGGGCAAAATGTGGTCGCCCAAGAGCGGGTGGGCCGACGCCAAATAC GTCTTGGAGGCCCACGGGCTGAAGCCAATAACACTGAGGCCCAAAGAG GGTCTAGCACTGATCAATGGGACCCAGATGATCACATCACTGGGGGCGGAGGCCGTAGAGCGTGCACAGGCCATTGCCCGACAAGCGGACATCATAGCGGCTCTCACGCTGGAGGTGCTGAAGGGAACCACCAAGGCCTTTGATAGCG ATATCCATACACTGCGTCCACATCCAGGACAGGTTGAAGTGGCCCAACGCTTCCGCTCGCTCCTAGACTCCGACCATCATCCATCCCAGATTGCAG AGAGCCATCGCTTCTGTGACCGAGTCCAGGATGCCTACACCATGCGCTGCTGTCCTCAG GTGCATGGCATCGCCAACGACACAATCCGATTTGTCCaaaacatcatcaacactgaaataaatagcGCCACTGATAACCCC ATGGTGTTTGCAGAAAGAGGTGAGACTATATCTGGTGGTAATTTTCATGGCGAGTACCCTGCAAAG GCCCTAGATTTTTTGGCCATTGCTGTTCATGAACTGGCCTCCATCAGTGAGCGGAGGATCGAGCGGTTGTGCAATCCGTCTCTGAGTGAGCTGCCAGCTTTCCTGGTCAATGAAGGAGGGCTGAACTCCGGTTTCATGATCGCTCACTGCACCGCAGCTGCACTAG TTTCAGAAAACAAAGTTTTGTGTCACCCGTCTTCTGTCGACTCCTTGTCTACGAGTGCTGCTACCGAGGATCACGTGTCGATGGGTGGCTGGGCAGCCAGAAAGGCTCTCAGAGTGGTGGAACATGTAGAGCAAG TTCTAGCTATCGAGCTGTTGGCAGCCTGTCAGGGTATCGAGTTCCTCCGTCCCCTTCGTACCACCACTCCATTAGAGAGGGTCTATGACCTGGTGCGCAGTGTGGTCAA ACCCTGGATCAAAGACAGATTCATGTCTCCCGATATCGAGGCAGTGCATCGTCTCATCCTGGACCAAAAG GTGTGGAATGTTGCCCAGCCATACATTGACAAGTATCAGTCAGAGTACATCCCTGAATCCAGGCCCATCTCTCCAACTGCCTTCTCTCTGGACCCACCGGCATCTCCAAGAAAACGCATTCGTCACGAGTGA
- the LOC128770425 gene encoding ETS domain-containing protein Elk-3-like translates to MDSAITLWQFLLQLLLDQSHKHLICWTSTDGEFKLLKSEEVAKLWGLRKNKTNMNYDKLSRALRYYYDKNIIKKVIGQKFVYKFVSFPEILKMDPQTVEMALASGRFPPPEEEAPELEVEEEEEEEETEEEEEAQRRSLAALEAQQCRNDYLRSGLYSSFSISSLHTQSKLLRALRERQEESRSVIRFGANERSASPAALESYARPANLPPHSPTPPQSQPSQSWSPAVKEEQEQEEDSDQSAQPLNLSSGHRERALHPPEKRSSSSSGRSSSTSSNHGDGLPPKSKKPKGLEISAPSLLLAGSDIGSIALNSPALPSGSLTPAFFTAQTPSGLLLAHSPLLSGIHFWSSLSPVAPLSPARLQGHSSLFQFPSIINGHMPVPLPNLEGSPSSLLLSPTSHKS, encoded by the exons ATGGACAGCGCCATCACCCTGTGGcagtttctgctgcagctgctgctggaccagaGTCACAAACACCTGATCTGCTGGACGTCCACGGACGGCGAGTTCAAGCTCCTGAAGTCGGAGGAAGTGGCAAAGCTGTGGGGGCTGCGCAAGAACAAGACCAACATGAACTACGACAAGCTGAGCCGAGCGCTGCGCTACTACTACGACAAG aaCATCATCAAGAAGGTGATTGGACAGAAGTTTGTCTACAAGTTTGTGTCCTTCCCTGAGATCCTGAAGATGGACCCCCAGACCGTGGAGATGGCTCTGGCCTCGGGCAGGTTTCCCCCGCCGGAGGAGGAGGCCCCcgagctggaggtggaggaggaggaagaggaggaggagacagaggaggaggaggaggcgcagaGGAGGTCGCTGGCTGCTCTGGAGGCTCAGCAGTGTCGGAATGACTACCTGCGCTCCGGCCTCTACTCCTCCTTCAGCATCAGCTCCCTGCACACTCAGTCCAAGCTGCTGCGGGCTCTCAGGGAGCGGCAGGAGGAATCGCGCTCCGTCATCCGCTTCGGCGCCAACGAGAGGAGTGCATCGCCCGCCGCTCTGGAGTCATACGCCAGGCCGGCCAACCTCCCACCTCACTCCCCGACGCCCCCTCAGTCCCAGCCCAGCCAGAGCTGGAGTCCTGCAGtcaaagaggagcaggagcaggaggaggactcTGACCAGAGCGCCCAGCCCCTCAACCTTTCCTCCGGACACCGGGAGCGAGCCCTGCACCCCCctgagaagaggagcagcagcagcagtgggcgCAGCAGCTCCACTAGTAGTAACCACGGAGATGGACTCCCACCTAAAAGCAAAAAGCCTAAAGGGCTGGAGATCTCAGCGCCGTCCCTGCTGctggcaggaagtgacatcgGCTCCATCGCCCTCAACAGCCCCGCACTGCCGTCTGGCTCGCTCACTCCAGCGTTCTTCACTGCACAG ACGCCCTCCGGTCTGCTGCTGGCCCACAGTCCGCTCCTGTCAGGAATCCACTTCTGGAGCAGCCTCAGCCCCGTGGCCCCGCTCAGCCCGGCCCGGCTGCAGGGCCACAGCTCCCTCTTCCAG TTCCCCAGCATTATCAACGGACACATGCCTGTCCCCCTGCCAAACCTGGAAGGAAGCCCCTCCTCCCTGCTCCTGTCCCCCACCAGCCACAAATCCTGA